In one Arachis duranensis cultivar V14167 chromosome 9, aradu.V14167.gnm2.J7QH, whole genome shotgun sequence genomic region, the following are encoded:
- the LOC107467084 gene encoding perakine reductase translates to MEKTKIHVPRIKLGSQGLEVSRLGFGCGGLSGIYNAPLSHEEGCSIIKQVFNKGVTFFDTSDLYGDNHDNEIMVGKALKELPREKVQLATKFGVINNGGMNFEVKGSPEYVRKCCEASLKRLDVQYIDLYYQHRVDTSVPIEDTIGELKRLVNEGKIKYIGLSEANVDTIRRAHAVHPITALQMEYSLWSRDIEETIIPLCRELGIGIVAYSPLGRGFFAGKAVVESLPNQSLLATHPRFSDENLEKNKPFYKRVDELASKHSCTPSQLALSWLIHQGNDIIPIPGTTKLRNFENNIGSLGVKLTEQDLREISDTVPANEIAGEQEYSTLEKYSWKFATTPLPPK, encoded by the exons ATGGAGAAGACCAAGATTCATGTTCCCAGAATAAAACTCGGTAGCCAAGGCTTAGAG GTTTCTAGGTTGGGGTTTGGATGTGGAGGGCTATCTGGAATTTACAATGCCCCCCTTTCCCATGAAGAGGGATGTTCAATTATTAAGCAAGTATTCAATAAAGGTGTCACCTTCTTTGACACGTCAGATCTTTATGGGGATAATCATGATAATGAAATCATGGTTGGCAAG GCCTTAAAAGAGTTGCCTCGCGAAAAAGTTCAGTTGGCTACAAAATTTGGTGTCATTAACAATGGTGGGATGAATTTTGAAGTAAAGGGTAGCCCTGAATATGTGCGGAAATGCTGCGAAGCTAGCCTTAAGCGACTTGATGTCCAGTATATCGATTTGTACTATCAACATAGAGTTGACACTTCAGTGCCAATAGAAGACACT ATTGGGGAGCTGAAAAGGCTGGTAAATGAAGGgaagataaaatatattgggCTATCAGAGGCTAATGTTGACACAATAAGAAGAGCACATGCGGTTCATCCTATTACTGCTTTGCAAATGGAGTATTCTTTATGGAGCCGTGACATTGAAGAAACTATAATTCCACTATGCAG AGAACTAGGAATCGGAATAGTGGCGTATAGCCCTCTTGGTCGTGGCTTTTTCGCTGGTAAAGCAGTGGTTGAGTCCCTTCCTAATCAGAGCTTGCTG GCTACGCATCCAAGGTTCAGTGACGAGAATCTGGAAAAGAACAAGCCATTTTATAAAAGAGTTGATGAGTTGGCTTCTAAACATTCATGCACTCCATCTCAACTAGCTCTATCATGGCTTATTCATCAGGGAAATGACATAATCCCAATCCCAG GAACTACTAAACTGAGGAACTTTGAGAACAACATTGGATCTTTGGGTGTAAAGCTTACAGAACAAGATTTGAGGGAAATTTCTGATACTGTTCCTGCCAATGAAATTGCTGGGGAACAAGAGTATAGTACTTTAGAAAAATACTCTTGGAAATTTGCAACTACACCCTTACCACCAAAGTAA